The segment TAGTTCAACCAAAGATGAAAATTCCCTTGTCCTTCCAAATCTGTATAGCTTATTTtcttcttcaaaacacaaaaggagatatttttaaaaatgttttaactgtttttctcaaaataataaaaatcataacTGTTTTTGTCCAAATAATGAAAATCAGTGGGGCCTAAAACACCAGTGACTTTTATTCCAGCAAATACACTTCTAATATTTATGGCTGTCTTCATTTATTTGCTTTCAAGCATTAAATTGGATTATACTTTTCGGGTAAAAAATTTGGAAATtcgttatattatatatatatatatatatatatatatatatatatatatatatatatatatatatatatatatatatatatatatatatatatatatataaagaaacaTCAAAAAATCAGATCTCTATtcattgtatgaaaaaaaaaaatatattgtgttctgaagacaaaAACTTTTGGGCCTGGTTTCACAAACGGGGCTTAGATTTAGCCAGGATtagaccttagttcaattaagacatttaagtagcttttatataaatgtgccttagaaaaagaaagaaaaaaaaaacattactggtgtgcatcttcagacaaaacaatggcactgacatattttaagatatgtcagtgcaagttgatTTCAGTTcagacagctcaaacatgcattttagtctgggactaagcttaagctttgtctgtgaaactgggggttgGTTTGTAACAGCTTTggaagacatgagggtgagtaaattaattttaatttttaggagAATTATCCCTTCAGAAGAATCAAATCCATACATATGCCAAGAAGTcttacaatgcaaaaaaaaaaaaaaagaaaaaaaaaaaaagacatctcGACCAAACAAGAAGTTGGGAATCTGACTTCACTGCTGACAAAATTGGCATGTTAAAGGCTATGTACATATCTGCGAGtacattaatgttttaattcatGTCAAAACAAGCTGCTCAACCTCACACAGGGTACTCTGCGACAGAGTTTTGTCATCATAAAGGTGGCCTCAACTCACACAAATCTTCACTTATGTACAATCGCTGCTTAGCACATGGAAGTAAAAACAGATATGgcacgacacacacacacaaagcttcAGAACATCATCTCACTCTAGATCAGCGACTAAACGTTGTCTGCAATCCCAATGGTGTTTTGTTTAGTCTTTTGATCTCAGCAAAAGTACAAATGTCACAAGGCAAGAGAAAAAAATccttcaaaatacaaaaaaaggaattgtgtgtgtgtgttttatagcaATTTGTAAGAAGCGATGTTTAGTGTTGGGGGCACAATTACCATATTCTAGGTCACACTGATGTCAGTACTCTAGTTGAAGGTAGAATGGTGAGTTCAGTCAAGATTTTGTCAGTTTGGTTCTTCTAGTAGTGAAGTCCTAGAGGCACAAATGCCCCTGATAAGGCTATGAGAGATACTGCTGTTTTGAAGACATGCACATGTAGAAAGGCAGCGAGTTCATCCGCACAGGACGTGATGTCAGAAGGCAGGGTGGGGGCAGGGACTGGTGACAGCAGCTGGGTGAGTGGCGGCAGTGAGAGGCCAATTAGACAATCACACAATGGCAGCCGCTCTTATCCTTCTCTTTGCGCGTGGGCTCCGGCGAGGGTGGGCACTCTTGCTCctggaacttcctgtgagaggATGTAACAATCAGCCAATCATGTCTTACTCACTGTCCAAATCTTTGAGCTCAAATTAAGATCTGCTATCTGAGACACTGACTTCTGATAGAATTTATTTCAATTTCCTTATTCATTGTTAACTTAAAACTAATTTTCAGGaatttaaataaagctgaaataaagtaaaatgtacaaataaaaactcaattaaagggatagttcaacccaaaataaaaattatcccatgatttactcacactcaagccatcctaggtgtatatggctatcttctttcagacgaacacaatcagagatatttttaaaaatatccttggtcctccaaggtttataatggttgtgaattgGCCaccttttaaagtaaaaaataatgcatccgtccataaaaaaaagtaatccatacatcTCCAGTTGGTTAATAAAGGCccaataaaggccttctgaagcgaagtaagtaagaaaaatatccatatttaaaactttataaattcaaataactaactTCCAGCGGATAACCGTACACAGAATGTGCAAGTCGATTTGCGGCGGAAGAGTATCCTTTGACCCGATGCACAAAGTAATGGCGaacgcagaggatagagcaaaacaaatcaaCGGTCACGGATTATAAGTCTAAAACggtcatttttaaagagaaatttcggaggatttcgatataagagaagaggagcttaaaTCATACAGCGTCATACATCGCGTCAGAATTTTACTCATTTGACGCAAGTTGACTTGTGCATTCCGCGTACGGTTGTCCgccagaagctagatatttgaatttataaaatttgaaatatggatatttttcttcagaaagcctttattaacccactggagtcgtatggattacttttttttactgatggatgcattatttttggccacccattcacaaccattataaaccttggaggactaaggatatttttttaatatatctctgattgtgttcgtctgaaagaagatagtcatatacacctaggatgacttgaaggtgagtaaatcataggataattttaatttttgggtgaactatccctttaagcactaaaaaaataaaaattaattaaagctaaatagaaatgtaaaaaaaaattacaagcaccaaaattaaaatgaactgaacatataaaaataaaagctaattcaacactataatagtaaataatactaaaataacactgcattgAAAATATTTGAGCCACACACATATTATCTGTTACCTGTGGCTATGTTCAAAAAACTACTAATATAGTAATTATTCAGTATGCAAGTATATAATGCTCAGTATGCAGATGTTGTTTAATATGGAATACGAAGATGTTTTGTATAAAAGAGCACACTgtgcaaaacattttattccAATGTAATATGCCTGATTTTGTCTTCCATTTCTAGTATGACACATAAATTAAAGTATCAGTAGTGATCTCTTTATTAACTATCTGATTGGACTGTCAAATTGAAAGACATTTTTACccataaaattatatatacacacacaaatatatttctGAGGTGACAACTAAACATCGCTTGctgtattaaatataaaacataatgAGGTCATGTTACAACACTGTAGCATAATACTGTTTGAAATGTTTACCGatttacatacttttttttttttttttttaacacagtaTGAAGTATGCTAGTATTCCATTCTGACCACAGCCTGCTGTATGaatgctgccatctggtggttCCACACTGTATGACAGACTCACCTTATGACTCGGACCAGCTCGTGGAAAGCCTGGTCTACATTCATACGGATCTTAGCTGAGGCCTCCATGTATGTGACTTTGAGTTGTCGGGCAAGCTGCTGGCCCTCCTCCTGGGTCACCTGAAAAATTAACAATCCTCAATTAAAATACAACTAGGCACTTAATGTTTTTAAACACTATTGCATAAGAAAAAACAATTTTTGCTTTTGGCTTGATGTTAATAAAACAGTACCTGTTATAAGATACTGATTAAAACAGTACTTATCAATTTCCATTAATAAAGTGAAGGCAAttgcagttaaagggatagttcacccaaaaatgaaaatttgatgtttatctgcttacccccagggcatcaaagactttttttcttcagtagaacacaaatgatgatttttaactccaactgttgcggtctgtcagtcatataatgcacGTCAATGGGAACTatcaataagagtcaaaaaaacacaacagacaaatccaaattaaaacctgcaactcgtgatgacacattgatgtcctaagacacgaaacgatctgtttgtgcgagaaaccgaacagtatttgtatcatttttttacccctaatacaccactatgcaTTCAGCattcggttagtgaggtctgatcgcgctctgacaatggaagtgatctctcgtgcttatacttcaatgagtgcgagacatcactgctgttgtcAGAGCCCACTAAGCGAAtactgaatgcagttggacataatggtgttttagaggtaaaaaataatataaaatactgttcgttttctcgcacaaaccaatcgtttcgtgtcttaggacatcaatgtgtcgtcacgagacACAGGGTtttatttggatttgtctatgcaaggtttttcgactcttattgatagagttcccattgacatgctttatttgactgacagacggcagcggttggagttaaaaatcataatttttgttctactgaagaaacaaagtcacctacatcttggatgccatgggggtaagcagataaacatcaaattttcatttttgggtgaactaaccctttaaatagaaCAGGCTGACATTATTTGTTCTGACACTAGGTGGCAGTGTAACACAATATCTTTTAATGGCAGAATGTACTCTGTAACCCCATATCTGTTATTACCATCTCTCTccttcacagacacacacactctctgtgATATTTATTCAGGCTTTCAGCACTCTTCATTGATTTTCAGGACTAAATTTCATCCACGTTTAATTACCTCTTAACAGTGACGTGCTCTGGGtactgcatgtgtgtgtacgGTATGGTAATGtgtaattttaaaatagaaattataTAGACAGAAGCTCTGCAATAGATACCATAGACTGCCAAGTCATGCTATGATTTTAGTGCAGACAAAGAGTATACAAATGTTCGTATCAATACTAATTCAGTGTATCTCTCTGAAATTACAGTACTTGAAGTGATTCATGCCACTCACTTGTCTCTGTTGCTCAAGATCAGCTTTGTTACCCACTAGAATCATAGGAAATTCATCCCTGTCCTTCACTCTCAATATCTGTCGTTGAAACTTGTAGATCTCTTCAAAGCTGAGGGGAACAAGGTGATGCATAGACATTAAAAAAGGTCCAAACAAACAGCTTGAAACTTGCAATacatttttcacacacacaaagaaatatgcaaatacaaacacatacacacacacacacacacacacatatacatacatacatacatacatatgtatatatcttTGTAAActtctttattgtcacttttgatcaaattaatgcattcttgcagaaagtgtgaatttctttcttcatgaatttaaaaaaaagaaaaaaaagaaaaagaaaaagctaTTGATCCCAAAACcagtgtcatttatttattaaaaaaaagaaaagaaaaagaaaaagctaTTGATCCCAAAACcagtgtcatttatttattaaaaaaaaagaaaagaaaaagaaaaagctaTTGATCCCAAAACcagtgtcatttatttattaaaaaaaaaaaaagaagaaaagaaaaagaaaaagctaTTGATCCCAAAACCagtgtcatttattttatttatttatttttttattttttgtggcggaaatgggcttccatagtgATCTAAAGAATGTTCGCTTTTTAAAATTCTATTTTCTGATGAAAgatgaaatgaaaaaagaaaaaaagaaacaaaaaaagaaaaagctaTTGATCCCAAAACcagtgtcatttatttattttaaagacagTGACTTTTGTTAGGTTTTGAAATATGAATCAATAAATATACTGTTTAAAGTAGAGACAAAAAGTCTTGGACACTTTCTCGTTCTTCAACTTTGTGGaacgttttttaaatattatagaattttgtctttgaacttccatTTTTGCAGTAGCTctatatatttctatggcatcgctgacAGAGTAAtcagctggtgaagtggatttacttattgtagagttaacgaaagttatcatgagcaatGTAATGTCTGAAGCAGATGTCATAAGAAATGTCAGTAGATggggaagattttaaaacgagcggttcattcataaatccatAAGATCTTACTGTcgtgctgtggaaatacaaaccggaagacagaacACAAGTGCAGCACTGAAgaggggcggggctacataaggtctataatGAGTACACCAGTGGTTATTCTGCTGAGACACCAGGTGTGTCAGCTTGAGGGgaactaataaaaaaatctcttcATATTGGCCGATAACCCCTATCGTGCATCCATAGTAAGGGCATTTTCAGAAATAATGCAATGaaagtacacacacatacacccaAAGCGAAGCTCTTCCTCTCCACAAAACCTAAGAGGAATGCAAGCCCACCCTTCTAGATGAGGAGCAGCTATCTTTCTCTGTTTTGGCCCACAGAACTGCATTACAGTACACAGGATGACACAAGGTCACTCGGTTCTCATGCTTTTGCAATAAACTTTCCAGTAACACTGTAAGACGGCTAGAAGCCATCATATGGAGAACACTGTGTGTGCTGGGGAGGAAGGACATTGATATGAGGTCTCTGTTGATTACAGTTCGAGTCGTTTAAATGTCATGCAGGACGAGGAAATGCTCGTCatggctctggagagactgcgAAAGTGTGTGTTCAGAGAGCCCGGTGCCACCGGCTTCGAGCAGGGTAATGTAAACGAAGGAAGGAAAGACTGTTTACAGCATAAACACAAAGTGGGAAGGACCCAAAGAGGGCACAAAACGACTGATCACACACCAAATTCCTCGAGCATATACACTGCAATGTGTGTGAGATGTGTTTATTTGCATGTGCAGACAAAACCTGGTGGCATATTACAGAAGCTTTCTATCTTAAGTCATAAGTTCTTAAGATCTCACAAGTTAATTTAggattttttcacatttgtaTTACAGAATAAATTCTTAACTTGATTTAGGATTCTTATCCTATCTTACAAAATCTCATCTGTTAGTTAGGAAATTTTAAACCGCTCCATCAAGTTTGGTAATCAACTCTCAGAAACAAAATAGGTGTGCTTTTAATTAAATGCTGTAGAAAGAGAAGTTTTGATAAGCTTGGCAGAAAAGGCAAAGCATATCACTATATTTCATGGGAGTCTGTAATTATTTAACAGTGCAGCACATTATTTGGGTGTTCAAAAAGTCTTTCCACCATCAAACATCACTGTTCTTCATCTTCAGTCATTAATAAATGTGACGCCATTCTCATTCTCTATTGTTATGTGATTTTTACAGTTGACTTTCAAATCATTTTGAAGTTAGGACACCAGTGGGGTTGTCCTAAAGTTAGGACGCTTCTGTAATACCCCTTTTCCTATCCGTAATTAAGATAAGATAATGCACTTAAAAAATGTCATTCTGTAATAGCTTTTGTCCTAAATGACGTTGTAACTGAAATTGCCATGGTTACTAAACAGATAAGTTAGGATCTTTCTGTAATATACCCCCTGCTGGGGCGTAAGTTAGCACGCCTCTAATTTTACAGTATCAGAAAATGTGAATGAGTGAAGGGAGGGAGGCATTAATAAAAATGGAGACAAAAACAGAATGAAAGTGAAACTGAGACAGACAATGTAGGGGAAAGgggaagaaagagagaaagttGAGAGAAAATGTGAGTGGAACATTGCTCACCTTCCCCGGTCAGTGACAGAGAAGACGAGAAGGAAGCCCTCCCCTGTCCTCATGTATTGTTCTCTCATGGCTCCAAACTCTTCCTGTCCTGCTGTATCCAGGACTAACAAACACAGATCAGCCATGTTAGTTACCCACGCACTCACTTTAGCCACATCACCATtactaatattttttaaagttggcATTTGATTTTATTGCACCACCACTAACATATTCTTTTAATCTTACTTCATTTGCAAATTAAATTCCAGAAAAATCCGGAAAATCTGGAAACTGCTTATGTTCTGACATTATTTAAAGGGGGTGATCCAACTGTACTAAATAACTACAGGCCTATTTCAAAATTGTCTATTTTAGCTAAGGTTGTGGAATTGCTTGTGAATGATCAATTTCCTATCCTAAAAATGTTTTATCAGATTTCCAATCcagttttagaaaaaaaaatatactacAACCACTGCGATTTTAAAAGTACTAAATTATAGGCTATAGGTTTCATTAGATACATAGTTTCGCTCTTTTTAGCCTTTTATCTAAAGCTTTTGATACCGTAGATCATGAAATTCTGAAGCAGAGGCTTCTTAGTGTAGGTTTATCAGTGAACTGTTGGATGGTTCGTTAATTATTTATCGGGTACAACTCAATGTATAAATATTGGAGGGCTCACTTCTAGTACTTTGATAGGGCTTAGACTatgccaggattaggccttagttcaattaggacatttaagttgcttttataaatgtgccttagaaaaaacattattgatgtgcattttgagacaaaacaatagcactgacatattttaagatttgtCAGCACTAGTTGCTttaagttaaaacagctcaaacatgcattttagtctaggtcTTGCTTAagcttgtctgtgaaaccgggggtgaATGCGACTAACGGCATACCACAGGGATCGGTCCTTGGgccattattatttaatttatattaatattacattcatattttcatttatatgttGACGATATGGTGATTTACTCCTCTGTGTCAATGCAGGATCATCTTCAATTTGATTTCAATGCAGTTCAGCATACATAGAGATTTAAAACGTGTTTTAAATGCACAGAAATTTAAACTTATGTTTTCAAATAGAACGACTGCACTCCTTAACCCTACTCTTCAAGGTTCGATGCTTGAATATAAATATCTCATATCTTATattgagaaaaataaatatttctcaatataaatatctaagatttttaattaatgattCCCTCTCTTTGGGGCCTTATGTTCAGTACCAAAAAACTAAAGTTGAAATTGAGCTTTTTCTTTAGAGTTAAGTCCTGTCTTGCTTTTAAAGCAAGGAATTGCTTGGTAGCTGCTACTTTTTGGTCAGTGATTATTGTGATATTATTTATATGCAGGCACCTAAACATTGTTTACAGGTGTTGGATTCTGTTTATCACggagcattaaagggttagttcacccaaaaatgaaacatgatccttcagaaattgttctaatatgctgattttgctcaataaacatttattattattatcagtgttgaaaacagttatgtacgatttttttttcaggattctttaatgaactGGAATCAATAGgaataatgaataaattacattttaaaatacattaaaatagaaaacagttattttaaattgtaataatatttcacactattactgttttttttttttgttagttttgtttttttaaatcacataaatgcagccttgttgagcagaagagacttctttcaaaaacattaaaaatcttactgatcccaaacttttgaacggcagtGTATATATGGCAACTTTCACACAGTGTTTAGAATTGACAAGTGTATTTACTAACAGGTGTGAGTCTCAAACAGCAGACTGAATAATATATGTATGAATGTAACCAAAGTCGACACCCTTCTTTTAACATACAACAGCCTTGTGTAATGCCAATAATTAAAGGCCTCGTTTGTTTTCATGAGAGGATCACATTAAAACACTTATCCAATCATTGGTTCACTTAAACCCCATCCCTAAATGCTCACATTCAGTCCTACTTCAAACAAGACTGGACAAATATAActtaattttaagtgtttttttttgtttttttttgcattttaatttacATAAGAGTTAGATTATTGGTGgcagtttattttacagtcctgttccatgtacatacaatgtacttat is part of the Chanodichthys erythropterus isolate Z2021 chromosome 11, ASM2448905v1, whole genome shotgun sequence genome and harbors:
- the rras2 gene encoding ras-related protein R-Ras2 isoform X2, whose product is MAGWKDGSVQEKYRLVVVGGGGVGKSALTIQFIQSYFVTDYDPTIEDSYTKQCVIDERPARLDILDTAGQEEFGAMREQYMRTGEGFLLVFSVTDRGSFEEIYKFQRQILRVKDRDEFPMILVGNKADLEQQRQVTQEEGQQLARQLKVTYMEASAKIRMNVDQAFHELVRVIRKFQEQECPPSPEPTRKEKDKSGCHCVIV
- the rras2 gene encoding ras-related protein R-Ras2 isoform X1, whose protein sequence is MREQYMRTGEGFLLVFSVTDRGSFEEIYKFQRQILRVKDRDEFPMILVGNKADLEQQRQVTQEEGQQLARQLKVTYMEASAKIRMNVDQAFHELVRVIRKFQEQECPPSPEPTRKEKDKSGCHCVIV